The Negativicutes bacterium DNA window TTACGGCGGAACGGTCAAGACCGTTCCCTACCTTTACGCCATAAATTTATTAACACTGCATTTCATTATTACAACGTTGAAATATTAAATGCAAACCACGCTGTAATGCAATAATCAATCCAACATTAGCGCATCATTGAAGTGTTAAGTGCAAACCACGCCGAAACGGTAATTCCATACCGTAACGATTCACATTGTAATGATCAACATTCATATTGGAACAGTTGTAGGGAACGGTCTTGACCGTTCCGCAACATAGCGATCAACACTGCATTTCATTATTGCAACGTTGGAATATTATATGCAAACCACGCTTTAATGCAATAATCAATCCAACATTATCACATCATCGAAGCGAAAAGTACAAACCACGCAGAAACGGTAATTCCATATCGTTACGATTCATGTCGAAATAGCAAATATCCACATCGGAGCAGTAGTAGGGAACGGTCTTGACCGTTCCCTACATTTTCGCGATAGATTTATTAACACTGCATTTCATTCTTGCAACGTTGAAGTGTTAAGTGCAAACTAAACCGCGATGGAATTTTCACATTGGAATGGTAAAAATCTACAACGGAATGGTGAATTGTTACGGCGGAACGGTCAAGACCGTTCCCTACATTTTCGCGATAGATTTATTAACACTGCATTTCATTCTTGCAACGTTGAAGTGTTAAGTGCAAATTAAACCGCGATGGAATTTTCACATTGGAATAGTAAAAATCTACAACGGAATGGTGAATTGTTACGGCGGAACGGTCAAGACCGTTCCCTACATTTTTGCCATAAATTTATCAACACAGCATATCATTATTGTAACGTTGAAGTTTTATATACAAATCAAACCGCGATGGTGCAAACGTGACAAAATCGAATCAACCAAATCAAAGGGCAGTATTTCCACAAGAAGTACCGCCTTTTTTTAGCTATTTTATTGATCGAACGGGAATTAGAGTGCGATGCAGCTATTTTCTAGACTGAACAGGAATCAGGGTACCATGCAGCGGCATTGTACAACCATAACGGTAAGCGATGGTGGTTCCCAAATCGGCAAAGGAGGTTCGCGTCTCGAGAGATCCAGGCCTAACATGGGGTCCATAAATCAGCAGCGGCACATATTCCCTGTTGTGATCCGTACTGGTGTCGGTTGGGTCACAGCCATGATCCGCTGTGATGATCAGCCAGTCCTCCGGCTGCAAATTCTGCAGCAGACGGGGTAAAAACCGGTCGAATTCTTCCAATGCGCCGGCATAACCGCCGGGATTGTTGCGGTGGCCGTAAAGCGAATCGAATTCCACCAGATTGGTGAAAATGAAACAGTCTTCCCTTTTCTCCAGGAGCAGCTTTTCGGTCTTTTGCATGCCGTCCAGATTGTCTTTTGTTTTATAGGAGGCGGTGACACCCTCATTACAAAAGACATCGGCGATTTTACCGACCGCATAAACCGGAATGCCGCGTTCCTGCAGCAGGGTCAGCAGATGGTTGCCACCAGGGTTAATCGGGTAGTCGTGCCGGTCAGCAGTACGAATATAGGCTCCCGGCGAACCGACAAAGGGTCTGGCGATGATCCGGGCTACCTCATAGTTGCCGCGGCAGAGCCGGCGGGCGATTTCACACCAGGCATAGAGCTGCGCCAAGGGCACCGTCTCCAGATGAACCGCAATTTGCAGCACACTGTCCGCTGAGGTATAGACAATCGGATAACCGGTTTTCTGATGTTCCGGTCCCAATTGCTCGATAATTTCCGTACCGGATGCGGCGATATTGCCCAACGTTTTTCGACCGATGGCTGCTTCCAGGCGCTGGATCAATTCAGCCGGAAAGCCGCCGGGATAAACGGCAAAAGGCTGCACCAGCCGCAGTCCTGCCATCTCCCAATGACCGGTTATGGTATCCTTACCGGGCGAAACTTCCGCCATTTTACCGTAGGCTGCGCTGGGTGACGCCACCGCTGCGCCTCCGGCGAGCGGTAAAATATTACCCAAGCCCAGTTGCCGCAACTGTGGGATTTGCAATCCTCCCACCGCTTCGGCCACATGCGCCAGCGTATTGGCGGTTTGATCGCCATAGATGGCTGCATCCGGCAAAGCGCCGCAGCCCACACTATCCAAAACAATGAGGATGGTTCTCATGCAATCATTCCTTCGTTCCCTGTTGTTTTTCTTTTACTTATCATACTCCCTGCGCTGCGAATTTTCAAGCCGCTTCTGTAAACCCGATGATTTTATAGAAAAACCTCACTGCCAAACAAAAGCAGCGAGGTTTCCTTTTTTACCCACTATTTGATATAAGCAGCGCCGGCTTCCAGCCCTTTTTGGTTGACCGGAATTAAGTTCTGACGCTGCGGCGGCAGTTTATGACTCATCGCTGTCAGAATAGAATCTTGACTTACCACCCCGGTGGCGCCTAAGAAAGCTCCCAGCATCACCATGTTGGAAACTCTGGCATTGCCGATTTGCTCCGCCAATTCATTGGCCGGTATACGGAATTGCTTGATATCGCTGCGGGGAGAGACTTCTTTAATCAAAGAACTGTTGATCAGAAGCATCCCGTCCGGTTTAACCAGGGGAGCGAATTTCTCAAAAGCCTGAATATTCATCACAATCGCCGCGTTGGGATAGAGCACAATCGGACTGCCGATCTCCTCATCGGAAATGACGACGGAGCAATTGGCTGTGCCGCCGCGCATTTCCGGCCCATAAGAAGGCAGCCAGGTCACTTGTTTCTTTTCCTGTAAGCCGGCTTCGGTCAACAGCTGTCCAAGCAGCATCACACCTTGACCGCCAAAGCCGGCAATAATAATTTCGTGTGTCATTTACTTTACCTCCTCTGGAATTTTAAAGTCTTTCAGGGTGTAGTAAGGAATCATATTTTCTTCCATCCATTTTAAAGATTCAATCGGATTGAGTCCCCAGTTGGTCGGGCAAGTGGATAAAACTTCAACCAGCGAGAAACCGAGACCTTTTTGCTGAGTTAGAAACGCTCGCTTGATGGCTCTTTTGGCTTTGACCACATTGGCAGGCGTATTGACCGCCACACGGCTGATCATGGCAGAGCTATCCAGCGTGGCAAGCATTTCAGAGACGCGGATTGGCTTGCCGGCCAGTTCTTCCTTTCTGCCGTAAGGAGAAGTGGTTGTTTTCTGTCCCAACAAGCTGGTGGGTGCCATTTGTCCGCCGGTCATACCGTAAATGGCATTGTTGACAAAAATCACGGTGATATTTTCGCCGCGATGCGCCGCCTGTACAATTTCGGCAGTGCCGATGGAAGCCAAATCGCCGTCGCCCTGATAAGAGAAGATCATGCGGTCCGGCAGCGCACGCTTTAAACCGGTGGCTACGGCCGGTGCTCTGCCATGAGCAGCCTGTACCATATCGCAGTTGAAATAGTTATAGGCAAACACCGCGCAGCCAACCGGAGCAATACCTATCGTCTTGCCGGTAATATCCAGTTCATCCATGACTTCGGCAATCAAACGGTGAATGATGCCATGGGTGCAGCCGGGGCAGTAATGGGTCGTAACATCAGCCAGGGCTTTAGGTCTTTGATAAACAATTGCCATTTTACTTTCCTCCTTCGATCAGCTTATAAAGCTCCGCTAAAATCGTATTGGGTTCCGGCGCCATACCGCCCATGCGGCCGTAAAAAGCCACCGGTTGCCGGCCGTTAACGGCTAAGCGTACGTCTTCCACCATCTGACCTGCGCTCATCTCTACGGTGAGGAACCCCTTGGCGTGACCGATCACTTTTTCAAATGCTTCATCGGGGAAGGGGAATAAGCTGATCGGTCGAATCAGACCGACAGAATGACCTTGTTTTCTGGCTGTGTTCATCACGTTGCGCATGATACGCGCGGTGGTACCGTAACCAACCAGGAAATATTCGGCATCTTCATTAAGAATCTCATAACGCACTTCATTCTTGGCAATCAAGGCAAATTTCTCCTGCAGATGCAGGTTGTGTCTTTCGCAGTCTTCCGCCTGAATAAAGAGAGAGTTGATGATATTCGGCTTGCGTTTGCCTTCAGTGCCTACCACCGCCCAGGGTTTTTCAATTTTGCTGCTTGCCGTCGGTTCAATCGTAACCGGTTCCATCATCTGTCCGAGCATACCGTCGCCTAAAATCATCACCGGGTTGCGGTATTTGTCTGCCAGTTCAAAGGCCTGCATGGTTAAATTGACCATTTCCTGGATAGAGGCGGGCGCCAAAACCAGTAATTTATAATCACCATGACCGCCACCTTTGGTTGCCTGGAAATAGTCGCCCTGGGAAGGTTGGATGCTGCCCAAACCGGGACCGCCCCGCATCATATTCACGATCACGCAAGGTAATTCAGAGCCAACACAATAAGAAATGCCTTCCTGCTTCAGGCTGATGCCGGGGCTGGAAGAAGAGGTCATGCAGCGCACGCCTGTGCTAGCCGCGCCATAGACCATATTGATTGCTGCCACTTCGCTTTCCGCTTGCACAAAGGCGCCGCCGATCGTCGGCAATTTTCTGGCCATATATTCGGGAATTTCATTTTGCGGCGTAATGGGATATCCAAAAAAATAACGGCAACCGGCAACAATGGCAGACTCCGCCAAGGCTTCATTGCCTTTCATTAAAATTTTCTCAGCCATTTGGTCTCCTCCTTCTTTTCTTTTCTCTATTTTTCTATTTGTATTGCACAG harbors:
- a CDS encoding phosphopentomutase, with translation MRTILIVLDSVGCGALPDAAIYGDQTANTLAHVAEAVGGLQIPQLRQLGLGNILPLAGGAAVASPSAAYGKMAEVSPGKDTITGHWEMAGLRLVQPFAVYPGGFPAELIQRLEAAIGRKTLGNIAASGTEIIEQLGPEHQKTGYPIVYTSADSVLQIAVHLETVPLAQLYAWCEIARRLCRGNYEVARIIARPFVGSPGAYIRTADRHDYPINPGGNHLLTLLQERGIPVYAVGKIADVFCNEGVTASYKTKDNLDGMQKTEKLLLEKREDCFIFTNLVEFDSLYGHRNNPGGYAGALEEFDRFLPRLLQNLQPEDWLIITADHGCDPTDTSTDHNREYVPLLIYGPHVRPGSLETRTSFADLGTTIAYRYGCTMPLHGTLIPVQSRK
- a CDS encoding 3-methyl-2-oxobutanoate dehydrogenase subunit VorB codes for the protein MAEKILMKGNEALAESAIVAGCRYFFGYPITPQNEIPEYMARKLPTIGGAFVQAESEVAAINMVYGAASTGVRCMTSSSSPGISLKQEGISYCVGSELPCVIVNMMRGGPGLGSIQPSQGDYFQATKGGGHGDYKLLVLAPASIQEMVNLTMQAFELADKYRNPVMILGDGMLGQMMEPVTIEPTASSKIEKPWAVVGTEGKRKPNIINSLFIQAEDCERHNLHLQEKFALIAKNEVRYEILNEDAEYFLVGYGTTARIMRNVMNTARKQGHSVGLIRPISLFPFPDEAFEKVIGHAKGFLTVEMSAGQMVEDVRLAVNGRQPVAFYGRMGGMAPEPNTILAELYKLIEGGK
- a CDS encoding thiamine pyrophosphate-dependent enzyme — its product is MAIVYQRPKALADVTTHYCPGCTHGIIHRLIAEVMDELDITGKTIGIAPVGCAVFAYNYFNCDMVQAAHGRAPAVATGLKRALPDRMIFSYQGDGDLASIGTAEIVQAAHRGENITVIFVNNAIYGMTGGQMAPTSLLGQKTTTSPYGRKEELAGKPIRVSEMLATLDSSAMISRVAVNTPANVVKAKRAIKRAFLTQQKGLGFSLVEVLSTCPTNWGLNPIESLKWMEENMIPYYTLKDFKIPEEVK
- a CDS encoding 2-oxoacid:acceptor oxidoreductase family protein, with product MTHEIIIAGFGGQGVMLLGQLLTEAGLQEKKQVTWLPSYGPEMRGGTANCSVVISDEEIGSPIVLYPNAAIVMNIQAFEKFAPLVKPDGMLLINSSLIKEVSPRSDIKQFRIPANELAEQIGNARVSNMVMLGAFLGATGVVSQDSILTAMSHKLPPQRQNLIPVNQKGLEAGAAYIK